A genomic stretch from bacterium includes:
- a CDS encoding tetratricopeptide repeat protein — MSEGDLDAFKGHVLPDGRRVSIEDTEVMFGIISENVEDREKVCQILRGLIDECLNAGFLEAALSYLDKEFSCTDDPGRQAKIHLTSGTVFERMEDYKSAVEHYRAAFELPKEKDETWYFLHNNLGYCLNRIGLFAEAEKYCRTAIEIDPRRYNAYKNLGLAMQGQGKYPAAASLFLNAIVLFPPDPRSFVHLEEILSAHREEVERELPGISEHLAMAVDARKKLMQ; from the coding sequence ATGAGCGAAGGGGATCTCGATGCCTTCAAAGGGCATGTCCTTCCCGACGGCCGGCGCGTCTCGATTGAGGACACGGAGGTTATGTTCGGGATTATTTCCGAAAATGTCGAGGATCGGGAAAAGGTATGTCAAATCCTCCGCGGCTTGATCGACGAATGCTTAAATGCAGGATTCCTGGAGGCAGCCCTTTCGTATCTCGATAAGGAGTTCTCCTGCACAGACGACCCCGGTCGCCAAGCGAAAATCCACCTGACCTCAGGGACCGTGTTCGAGAGGATGGAGGATTATAAATCGGCCGTGGAGCATTACAGGGCAGCGTTTGAGTTGCCGAAGGAGAAGGACGAAACCTGGTATTTCCTTCATAACAATCTCGGGTATTGCCTGAATCGGATAGGGCTGTTCGCCGAGGCTGAGAAATACTGCCGTACTGCCATCGAGATCGACCCTCGAAGGTACAACGCCTACAAAAACCTTGGCTTGGCCATGCAGGGGCAAGGGAAATATCCTGCAGCCGCCTCCCTGTTCCTAAATGCAATCGTCCTCTTTCCTCCCGATCCCCGATCCTTTGTGCACCTTGAAGAAATCCTTTCTGCCCATCGGGAGGAGGTGGAGCGTGAACTCCCTGGAATTTCCGAACATCTTGCGATGGCAGTCGATGCTCGAAAGAAATTGATGCAATGA
- a CDS encoding NapC/NirT family cytochrome c codes for MAEAEGPRRGGLYRNAISLIGTLISAGSILLIIFALALEFSLKRHSPYIGIFTYMVFPTFFGVGAVVFLYGMWRESLRRRVAGSEDALAYPLVDLNIPRHRKWFIYVVLGGTFLAVFMAFITYNAFLYSESVSFCGTLCHSVMEPEHSAYLASPHARVSCVDCHVGHGASWYVKAKISGVRQVLAVMTKSYPRPIPTPIENLRPARETCEECHWPAKFFGTQLMQIAHFRYDEKNTPEQISIGIKTGGGSAALGGTAGIHWHMIIQNKVSYIAVDRQKQEIPWIEVRNEKGDLVEEYLSLDYTGSKEQLAAIPKDEMDCMDCHNRPTHIFLPPETGVDRAMTTGLIPRTLPWAKKLVVDALVREYPTREKAHEGLTAEITGFYREKYPAIYEARKADVEKAAKTATEIYDRSVFPAMKVNWKTYPSNIGHRNWPGCFRCHDGRHVSAKGKVLSMECSVCHTMPERGPLMPLGTISSDRKMAWHPVQLQGKHARILCSRCHSAGYRPPSDCVECHKFNTAAPMMTMECTDCHQKPGEAKPLTDCKECHGTVYGLHGKGGHPDAGCTECHKPHVWAITGRDPCLECHSDMKEHNVSKGSCVACHSFREGKSARK; via the coding sequence ATGGCGGAAGCGGAAGGGCCGCGACGCGGCGGATTGTATCGGAACGCGATCAGCCTGATCGGGACGCTCATCTCGGCCGGGAGCATCCTCCTCATCATCTTCGCACTCGCCCTCGAGTTCAGCCTGAAGCGGCACAGCCCCTACATCGGCATCTTCACGTACATGGTCTTCCCGACCTTCTTCGGCGTGGGCGCGGTCGTCTTCCTGTACGGCATGTGGCGCGAGAGCCTGCGCCGGCGCGTTGCGGGAAGCGAGGATGCGCTCGCATACCCCCTCGTCGACCTGAACATCCCGAGGCACCGGAAGTGGTTCATCTATGTAGTGCTCGGAGGCACGTTTCTCGCCGTCTTCATGGCCTTCATCACGTACAACGCATTCCTCTACAGCGAGTCCGTCTCCTTCTGCGGCACCCTGTGCCACTCCGTCATGGAACCCGAGCACTCTGCGTACCTCGCATCCCCGCACGCGCGGGTGAGTTGCGTGGACTGCCACGTCGGGCACGGCGCCTCTTGGTACGTCAAGGCGAAGATCTCCGGTGTGCGGCAGGTCCTTGCGGTGATGACGAAATCGTACCCCCGGCCCATCCCCACCCCCATAGAGAACCTGCGCCCGGCGCGGGAAACCTGCGAGGAGTGCCACTGGCCCGCCAAGTTCTTCGGCACCCAGCTGATGCAGATCGCGCACTTCCGGTACGACGAGAAGAACACCCCCGAGCAGATCAGCATCGGGATCAAGACCGGCGGCGGCAGCGCCGCCCTCGGAGGCACCGCCGGGATCCACTGGCACATGATCATCCAGAACAAGGTCAGTTACATCGCCGTGGACCGCCAGAAGCAGGAGATCCCGTGGATCGAGGTCCGCAACGAAAAGGGAGATCTGGTGGAGGAATACCTCAGCCTCGACTACACGGGGAGCAAGGAGCAGCTCGCGGCGATCCCGAAGGACGAGATGGACTGCATGGACTGCCACAACCGGCCGACGCACATCTTCCTCCCGCCGGAGACCGGGGTGGATCGCGCCATGACCACCGGGCTCATCCCCAGGACGCTCCCCTGGGCGAAGAAGCTGGTCGTGGATGCGCTCGTCCGCGAATACCCCACGCGCGAGAAGGCCCACGAGGGACTCACGGCCGAGATCACGGGCTTTTACCGGGAAAAGTACCCCGCCATCTACGAGGCGCGCAAGGCGGACGTGGAGAAGGCGGCGAAGACGGCGACCGAAATCTACGACCGCAGCGTCTTCCCTGCCATGAAAGTGAACTGGAAAACGTACCCCTCCAACATCGGCCATCGGAACTGGCCGGGCTGCTTCCGCTGCCACGACGGGCGCCACGTATCGGCGAAAGGGAAGGTCCTGAGCATGGAGTGCTCGGTGTGCCATACGATGCCGGAGCGGGGGCCGCTGATGCCGTTGGGGACCATATCCTCCGACAGAAAGATGGCATGGCATCCCGTACAGCTGCAGGGGAAACATGCCCGGATCCTCTGCAGCCGGTGCCACTCCGCCGGGTACCGCCCACCGTCCGATTGCGTCGAGTGCCACAAGTTCAACACCGCCGCGCCGATGATGACGATGGAGTGCACGGACTGCCACCAGAAGCCGGGGGAGGCGAAACCGCTGACCGACTGCAAGGAGTGCCACGGCACGGTGTACGGGCTGCACGGCAAGGGGGGGCATCCGGACGCCGGCTGCACGGAGTGCCACAAGCCGCACGTCTGGGCGATCACGGGGCGCGATCCATGCCTGGAGTGCCACAGCGACATGAAGGAGCACAACGTCTCGAAGGGATCGTGCGTCGCCTGCCACTCGTTCCGGGAGGGGAAATCGGCGAGGAAATAG
- a CDS encoding DNA polymerase IV, producing the protein MTSVRSILHLDLDAFYASVEALDRPELRGKPVIVGGDERRGVVAAASYEARRFGVHSAMPTATAKRLCPQGIFLPVRMSRYSEASDEVFAIYRRFTPLVEPLSIDEAFLDVTGCERLFGSGEEVARKLKAAVLKEAGLTVSAGVASNKFLAKIASDLGKPDGLTVVPPGREKEFLDPLPVGKLWGVGKVTGEALLRRGIRTIGDLRRVSRETLVRAFGANGEHLHELARGIDDRPVETEREAKSVGHEDTYDHDLRDRGAMRRELLSLSDRVSSRLRRAGIRGKTVTLKVKYHDFVQVTRAVTLSDPTDDGGTIFRCALDLLLDTGAGARPVRLLGISVSKLVPSAGTRKKDRMEQLGLFGRPRAGRPEPPNPVDPEKKENLNRAVDRIREKFGPGGIAPGSLPREKRKGE; encoded by the coding sequence GTGACCTCTGTGCGGAGCATCCTGCACCTGGACCTCGACGCGTTCTACGCCTCGGTGGAGGCGCTGGATCGGCCGGAACTCCGGGGAAAGCCGGTGATCGTCGGCGGCGACGAGCGCCGGGGCGTCGTGGCGGCCGCATCGTACGAGGCGCGCAGATTCGGAGTCCATTCGGCGATGCCGACGGCGACCGCGAAGCGGCTCTGCCCGCAGGGGATCTTCCTCCCGGTCCGGATGTCGCGATACTCCGAGGCGTCCGACGAGGTGTTCGCCATCTATCGCCGCTTCACCCCCCTGGTCGAGCCGCTTTCCATCGACGAGGCGTTCCTCGACGTCACGGGGTGCGAACGCCTGTTCGGATCCGGGGAAGAGGTGGCCCGGAAGCTCAAGGCGGCGGTCCTGAAGGAGGCCGGGCTGACCGTTTCCGCCGGCGTGGCGTCGAACAAGTTCCTCGCCAAGATCGCGTCGGACCTCGGAAAGCCGGACGGGCTCACGGTCGTTCCCCCAGGGAGGGAGAAGGAATTCCTGGATCCGCTTCCGGTGGGAAAGCTGTGGGGAGTCGGAAAGGTGACTGGGGAGGCGCTCCTGCGGAGGGGAATCCGGACGATCGGGGACCTGCGGCGCGTTTCCCGGGAGACGCTCGTGCGCGCCTTCGGGGCGAACGGAGAGCACCTGCACGAGTTGGCCCGGGGGATCGACGACCGGCCGGTGGAGACGGAGCGTGAAGCGAAGTCGGTCGGCCACGAGGACACCTACGACCACGATCTGCGCGACCGGGGAGCGATGCGGCGGGAGCTCCTGTCGCTCTCCGACCGGGTGTCGTCCCGGCTGCGGCGCGCGGGGATCCGGGGGAAGACGGTCACCCTGAAGGTGAAGTACCACGACTTCGTTCAAGTAACCCGGGCGGTCACCCTGTCCGATCCCACCGACGACGGTGGAACGATTTTCCGGTGCGCGCTCGACCTGCTGCTCGACACCGGAGCGGGAGCCCGGCCCGTTCGGCTCCTCGGGATCTCGGTGTCGAAGCTCGTTCCGTCGGCAGGAACGCGTAAGAAGGACCGGATGGAGCAACTCGGCCTCTTCGGCCGGCCGCGCGCGGGGAGACCGGAGCCACCGAATCCCGTAGACCCCGAGAAAAAGGAGAACCTCAACCGGGCGGTGGACCGGATCCGGGAGAAGTTCGGGCCCGGAGGGATCGCACCTGGATCCCTCCCCCGCGAAAAGCGAAAGGGGGAATAG
- the lipA gene encoding lipoyl synthase — protein MRPSPGGVRVSAPAKRPDWLKVRAPSGKRVEEVAGTLSRLGLRTVCREARCPNVGECWGAGAATVILLGGVCTRGCAFCSVTAGLPDPPDPAEPDRVARAAADLSWRHVVVTSVTRDDLPDGGAAHFAAVVRALRRDAPEATVELLVPDFAGDADALRCVVDAAPDVLAHNVETVPRLYPTVRKGADYARSIGLLRRAAAMRSSLPLKSGIMVGFGETEGEVTAVFRDLFAAGCRSLTVGQYLPPSMDHLPSAEYVTPERFAALAESARGIGFPRVLSGPLVRSSYYRAG, from the coding sequence ATGCGACCGTCGCCTGGAGGGGTACGCGTGAGCGCCCCGGCGAAGCGCCCCGACTGGCTGAAGGTCCGCGCCCCCTCCGGGAAGCGGGTGGAGGAGGTCGCGGGGACGCTTTCCCGACTCGGACTGCGCACGGTGTGCCGGGAGGCGCGCTGTCCCAACGTGGGAGAGTGCTGGGGCGCGGGGGCGGCGACCGTGATCCTTCTGGGCGGCGTCTGCACCCGGGGGTGCGCGTTCTGCAGCGTGACCGCCGGCCTGCCCGACCCACCGGACCCGGCGGAACCGGATCGCGTGGCAAGAGCGGCGGCGGATCTTTCCTGGCGGCACGTGGTCGTCACCTCCGTCACGCGGGACGACCTCCCCGACGGCGGCGCGGCCCACTTCGCCGCCGTGGTTCGCGCGCTGCGGCGGGATGCCCCGGAGGCCACGGTCGAATTGCTGGTCCCGGACTTCGCGGGCGATGCCGACGCGTTGCGTTGCGTGGTCGACGCCGCCCCCGATGTCCTCGCGCACAACGTGGAGACGGTCCCGCGGCTCTACCCGACCGTCCGGAAGGGGGCCGACTACGCCCGGTCCATCGGCCTTCTCCGGCGCGCCGCCGCGATGCGCTCCTCCCTTCCGCTGAAATCCGGGATCATGGTCGGATTCGGGGAGACCGAAGGGGAGGTGACGGCGGTTTTCCGGGACCTGTTCGCCGCGGGGTGCCGGTCGCTCACGGTGGGCCAATATCTGCCCCCCTCCATGGATCACCTGCCGTCGGCGGAGTACGTGACGCCGGAGAGGTTCGCCGCCCTGGCGGAATCGGCGCGCGGGATCGGTTTTCCCCGCGTCCTGTCGGGACCCCTCGTCCGGAGTTCCTACTACCGGGCGGGGTGA
- the lipB gene encoding lipoyl(octanoyl) transferase LipB: METVWLGEVAYREALDLQFSYLDRRAARRVPDTLLLLTHPHVYTLGRAGDAANLLVPRETLSREGIPVERVGRGGDITYHGPGQLVGYPIFRMEKPDVHRFVRSIEAALIDALREMRVEARRIEGLTGVWAGERKIASIGVGIRKWVTYHGFALNVTTDLSYFGRIHLCGLKGREATSIAEVTGNAPPMETVREAVASACDRRLEGYA, from the coding sequence GTGGAGACCGTCTGGCTGGGGGAGGTCGCGTACCGGGAGGCGCTCGACCTCCAGTTTTCCTACCTGGACCGCAGGGCGGCCCGGCGGGTCCCGGACACCCTGCTCCTTCTCACCCACCCGCACGTGTACACCCTGGGACGGGCCGGCGATGCCGCGAACCTGCTCGTTCCCCGCGAAACCCTTTCCCGGGAGGGAATCCCGGTCGAGCGCGTCGGGCGCGGGGGCGACATCACGTACCACGGTCCGGGGCAGCTGGTCGGCTACCCGATCTTCCGGATGGAGAAGCCGGACGTCCACAGGTTCGTACGGTCCATCGAGGCGGCGTTGATCGACGCACTGCGCGAGATGCGTGTCGAGGCGCGGCGCATCGAGGGCTTGACGGGCGTGTGGGCGGGGGAGAGGAAGATCGCCTCGATCGGCGTCGGCATCAGGAAATGGGTCACCTACCACGGTTTCGCGCTGAACGTGACGACCGACCTCTCCTACTTCGGGAGAATCCACCTGTGCGGCCTCAAGGGGCGCGAAGCGACATCGATCGCCGAGGTGACGGGGAACGCTCCGCCGATGGAAACGGTCCGCGAGGCGGTGGCATCCGCATGCGACCGTCGCCTGGAGGGGTACGCGTGA
- a CDS encoding 2-oxo acid dehydrogenase subunit E2, translating into MKKEREAMLIDVVMPQLGESVVEGVVVKWLVEVGDTVAKDQPLLEISTDKVDAEIPSPSAGRVAQILVKAGETVPIQAVLAKLETDPAASRPAPEAAPKWDEETEGFPGDMARKTGPPIPAPPRVEPSAPPPPPPPAAGRIRITPVVARMAAEHGLDLAKISGTGIDGRVTRKDVEGYLASGPAAKESPSSANASEDKHVAEKAAPAPPPKPSPVPPKAKAAPAPANAPEGKISAAEADQVVPWTPIRKRIAEHMVRSKQTSPHVHIFAEVDMHRVAAARASAKQEGVNLTYLPFVIHAAAKALRETPIMNAIVSGESTVLKKDIHIAVAVDTEKGLLVPVLRHADRMSLKEISTAMDDFGARAKSGKISPDELSGGTFSITNPGVRGNLFGTPIINQPQVGILRLGQIIKRPVVIEVDGEDSIVIRPMMYLGCAYDHRVIDGVAGNGFLYRVREILEAGDFQ; encoded by the coding sequence TTGAAGAAGGAGCGTGAAGCGATGCTCATCGACGTCGTGATGCCCCAGCTCGGGGAAAGCGTGGTGGAAGGGGTCGTGGTGAAGTGGCTCGTGGAGGTGGGGGACACGGTCGCCAAGGACCAGCCCCTGCTCGAGATCTCCACGGACAAGGTGGATGCCGAGATCCCCTCGCCGTCTGCGGGGCGGGTCGCGCAGATCCTGGTCAAGGCGGGGGAGACGGTCCCCATCCAGGCGGTGCTGGCGAAACTCGAGACCGACCCGGCGGCATCCCGGCCCGCGCCCGAAGCGGCGCCGAAATGGGACGAGGAGACCGAGGGGTTCCCCGGCGACATGGCGCGGAAAACGGGACCGCCGATCCCCGCGCCGCCGCGCGTCGAACCGTCCGCCCCCCCGCCTCCGCCGCCCCCGGCGGCGGGGCGGATCCGGATCACTCCGGTGGTTGCCCGGATGGCCGCCGAGCATGGCCTCGACCTGGCGAAGATCTCCGGCACCGGCATCGACGGACGCGTGACGCGGAAGGACGTCGAGGGGTACCTGGCCTCCGGACCGGCAGCGAAGGAGTCCCCCTCCTCCGCGAACGCTTCGGAGGACAAGCACGTTGCCGAGAAAGCGGCGCCCGCACCGCCGCCAAAACCGTCCCCCGTTCCCCCGAAGGCCAAGGCGGCGCCCGCACCTGCGAACGCTCCGGAGGGCAAGATTTCGGCGGCCGAAGCGGACCAGGTCGTGCCGTGGACGCCGATCCGGAAGAGGATCGCCGAGCACATGGTCCGGAGCAAGCAGACCTCGCCCCACGTCCACATCTTCGCCGAGGTGGACATGCACAGGGTGGCGGCGGCTCGGGCCAGTGCGAAGCAGGAGGGGGTGAACCTCACGTATCTCCCCTTCGTGATCCACGCCGCGGCGAAGGCGCTGCGCGAGACCCCGATCATGAACGCCATCGTGTCCGGGGAGAGCACGGTGCTGAAAAAGGATATCCACATCGCCGTCGCGGTCGATACGGAGAAAGGGCTGCTCGTCCCGGTGCTGCGCCACGCCGACCGGATGTCCCTGAAGGAGATCTCCACGGCGATGGACGATTTCGGCGCGCGGGCCAAGTCGGGGAAGATCTCCCCGGACGAGCTTTCCGGGGGCACCTTCAGCATCACCAACCCGGGGGTCCGGGGGAACCTTTTCGGCACCCCGATCATCAACCAGCCCCAGGTGGGGATCCTCCGGCTGGGGCAGATCATCAAGCGGCCCGTGGTGATCGAGGTGGACGGCGAAGACTCGATCGTCATCCGGCCGATGATGTATCTCGGCTGCGCGTACGACCACCGCGTCATCGACGGCGTGGCGGGGAACGGCTTCCTGTACCGTGTCCGGGAGATCCTCGAAGCGGGGGATTTCCAATAG
- a CDS encoding alpha-ketoacid dehydrogenase subunit beta, translating into MLVTYIEAIRQAMDEELARDGNVLLMGEDVGVLGGAFKASAGLQEKHGADRVVDMPISESLIVGAGVGLAVQGMRPILEMQFIDFISCGFDQIVNTAATLRYRHGGQTACPIVVRGPSGGGVHGGLYHSQNPEAWFCHVPGLKVVAPATAYDAKGLLKSAIRDDDPVIYFEHKFLYRRIKEEIPEGELLVPIGKAALRKEGRDLTVITYGAPVHAVMKAARDMSTEVDIEVVDLRTLLPIDWAAVKASARKTGKVLIVHEARLTGGIGGEVAARIAQDCFEELDGPVMRLAARDVHTPFAPAMEDYVLPNQGKITEAIRKLAAY; encoded by the coding sequence ATGCTCGTCACCTACATCGAGGCGATCCGGCAGGCCATGGACGAGGAGTTGGCGAGGGACGGGAACGTCCTGCTGATGGGGGAGGACGTCGGGGTGCTGGGCGGCGCCTTCAAGGCGAGCGCGGGGCTCCAGGAGAAGCATGGCGCCGACCGGGTGGTCGACATGCCCATCTCCGAGTCGCTGATCGTCGGGGCCGGCGTCGGGCTCGCGGTCCAGGGGATGCGGCCGATCCTCGAGATGCAGTTCATCGACTTCATCTCCTGCGGATTCGACCAGATCGTCAACACGGCCGCGACGCTTCGCTACCGCCACGGCGGGCAGACCGCCTGCCCGATCGTGGTCCGGGGGCCGTCGGGCGGCGGGGTCCACGGCGGGCTGTACCACTCTCAAAACCCGGAGGCGTGGTTCTGCCACGTTCCCGGACTCAAGGTGGTGGCCCCGGCGACGGCGTACGACGCGAAGGGGCTCCTCAAATCCGCCATCCGGGACGACGACCCGGTGATCTACTTCGAGCACAAGTTCCTTTACCGGCGGATCAAGGAGGAGATCCCCGAGGGGGAGTTGCTGGTCCCGATCGGGAAGGCGGCGCTGCGCAAGGAGGGGCGGGACCTCACCGTCATCACCTACGGCGCCCCGGTCCACGCGGTGATGAAGGCGGCGCGGGACATGTCCACGGAGGTGGACATCGAGGTGGTCGACCTGCGTACCCTCCTGCCGATCGACTGGGCGGCGGTGAAGGCTTCCGCGCGGAAGACGGGGAAGGTGCTGATCGTCCACGAGGCGCGCCTGACCGGAGGGATCGGGGGGGAGGTCGCCGCGCGGATCGCCCAGGACTGCTTCGAGGAGCTGGACGGGCCGGTCATGCGGCTGGCGGCGCGGGACGTCCATACCCCGTTCGCCCCGGCGATGGAGGACTACGTCCTCCCGAACCAGGGGAAGATCACCGAGGCGATCCGGAAACTCGCCGCGTATTGA
- a CDS encoding thiamine pyrophosphate-dependent dehydrogenase E1 component subunit alpha: MTEQKDRELYHWLRLIREFESRVSALDKQGKLMGGVYSGKGQEAVTVGFCHDLRWDDWIFPLHRDLGAYLVKGADPKRLMAQIFGKRDGFAKGKDSYLHGGDLANGIFGSTSMLGATLPVAAGMAYKFKIRKEDRVAIAFFGEGASSRGDVHEAMNFAGVHKLPVIFVCENNFYAYSTPNELQFGVDNVADRAAGYGFKGEVVNGNDLHNVMKTAGKAIDRARKGDGPTLVECKTYRYHGHSEHDRADYRSEEEVITWESRDPISLWEIYLEKRKYDIAALRKEMTEEVTRIVEEAVAFAEGSPAPAGPEAMEDLYAMPIDTEAR; encoded by the coding sequence ATGACCGAGCAGAAGGACCGGGAGCTGTATCATTGGCTCCGCCTCATCCGCGAGTTCGAGAGCCGGGTTTCCGCGCTGGACAAGCAGGGGAAGTTGATGGGGGGTGTCTACTCGGGAAAAGGGCAGGAGGCGGTGACCGTCGGCTTCTGCCACGACCTGCGGTGGGACGACTGGATCTTCCCGCTGCACCGGGACCTCGGCGCCTATCTCGTCAAGGGGGCCGACCCGAAGCGGCTGATGGCGCAGATCTTCGGCAAGCGGGACGGCTTCGCGAAGGGGAAAGACTCCTACCTCCACGGCGGGGACCTCGCGAACGGGATCTTCGGGTCCACCTCCATGCTGGGAGCCACCTTGCCGGTCGCGGCGGGGATGGCGTACAAGTTCAAGATCCGGAAGGAGGACCGCGTGGCGATCGCCTTCTTCGGCGAGGGGGCGAGCAGCCGGGGAGACGTCCACGAAGCGATGAACTTCGCCGGCGTCCACAAGCTCCCCGTGATCTTCGTCTGCGAGAACAATTTCTACGCATACTCCACGCCCAACGAGTTGCAGTTCGGGGTCGACAACGTGGCGGACCGGGCGGCGGGCTACGGCTTCAAGGGGGAGGTGGTGAACGGGAACGACCTGCATAACGTGATGAAGACGGCCGGGAAGGCGATCGATCGCGCGAGAAAGGGGGACGGCCCGACGCTGGTGGAGTGCAAGACCTACCGGTACCACGGGCACTCCGAGCACGACCGGGCCGACTACCGGTCGGAGGAAGAGGTGATCACGTGGGAGAGCCGGGACCCGATCTCTCTCTGGGAGATCTACCTCGAAAAAAGAAAGTACGACATCGCCGCCCTCAGGAAAGAGATGACCGAGGAGGTGACGCGGATCGTGGAAGAGGCGGTCGCGTTCGCGGAAGGAAGCCCGGCCCCCGCGGGACCCGAGGCGATGGAAGACCTGTACGCCATGCCGATCGACACGGAGGCGCGGTGA
- the lpdA gene encoding dihydrolipoyl dehydrogenase, translating into MKHFDLVVIGAGPGGYVAAIRAAQLGMRVAVAERDKPGGVCVNWGCIPSKAILTSAGLFEDMRNAEAYGIRCQGLSADYGAVIRRSRKIADRMSRGVTYLFKKNGIELFHAGATIHSPTTVRVGEEELSAKNILVASGTAVRGLPGIEPDGRVILTSDDALAQETLPRSVTVLGGGAVGVEFAYAYRAFGADVAIVEMEDQLLPRTDRDVAKELEKALGKQGIRVLTSAPAKGFDKATRTLTVSSGGKEEALTAEKLLVAVGRKVLSAELGLEGCGVEIERGLVKVDDRLRTACPTIWAIGDVIGGMMLAHKASAEGVVAAEAIAGKEVRRPDPDRIPACVYCRPEVATIGLTEEEAKQRGIECKVSKFPFTALGKAVASGHTDGFVKMIADAKYGEMIGCHILGVGAPDMIAELSLARSLEATFHEIGRTVHAHPTLSEAIREAALMLGGEAIDL; encoded by the coding sequence ATGAAGCATTTCGACCTGGTGGTGATCGGAGCGGGCCCCGGCGGCTACGTCGCGGCGATCCGCGCGGCCCAGCTGGGGATGCGCGTGGCGGTGGCCGAGCGCGACAAGCCTGGCGGGGTATGCGTCAACTGGGGGTGCATCCCGTCCAAGGCGATCCTCACCTCCGCGGGATTGTTCGAGGATATGCGCAACGCCGAGGCGTACGGGATCCGGTGCCAGGGGCTTTCCGCGGACTACGGCGCCGTCATCCGCCGGAGCCGGAAGATCGCGGACCGGATGTCCCGCGGCGTTACCTACCTCTTCAAGAAGAACGGGATCGAGCTGTTCCACGCGGGCGCGACGATCCACTCGCCCACCACCGTCCGGGTGGGGGAGGAGGAGCTATCGGCGAAGAACATCCTCGTGGCCTCCGGAACCGCGGTGCGGGGGCTGCCGGGGATCGAGCCGGACGGCCGGGTGATCCTGACCAGCGACGACGCCCTGGCGCAGGAGACGCTTCCACGCTCCGTGACCGTCCTCGGGGGCGGCGCGGTCGGAGTGGAGTTCGCCTACGCCTACCGGGCGTTCGGCGCCGACGTGGCGATCGTCGAGATGGAGGACCAGCTCCTCCCGCGCACCGACCGCGATGTGGCGAAGGAGCTGGAGAAGGCACTGGGAAAACAGGGGATCCGGGTGCTGACCTCCGCCCCGGCGAAGGGTTTCGACAAGGCGACCCGGACGTTGACGGTTTCCTCCGGAGGGAAAGAGGAGGCCCTCACCGCCGAGAAGCTCCTCGTCGCCGTGGGGCGCAAGGTGCTCTCCGCCGAGTTGGGGCTGGAAGGGTGCGGCGTGGAGATCGAGCGCGGCCTCGTCAAGGTCGACGACCGGCTCCGTACCGCCTGTCCGACGATCTGGGCCATCGGCGACGTGATCGGCGGGATGATGCTGGCCCATAAGGCGTCCGCGGAAGGCGTCGTCGCGGCCGAGGCGATCGCGGGGAAGGAAGTCCGCCGCCCCGACCCGGACCGGATTCCCGCGTGCGTCTACTGCCGCCCCGAGGTGGCCACGATCGGCCTGACGGAGGAGGAGGCGAAACAGCGCGGGATCGAATGCAAGGTGTCGAAGTTCCCCTTCACCGCGCTCGGCAAGGCGGTCGCCTCCGGGCACACCGACGGGTTCGTCAAGATGATCGCGGACGCGAAATACGGCGAGATGATCGGCTGTCACATCCTCGGCGTCGGCGCGCCGGACATGATCGCGGAGCTCTCCCTCGCCCGCTCCCTCGAGGCGACGTTCCACGAGATCGGCCGCACCGTCCATGCGCACCCCACCCTGTCGGAGGCGATCCGGGAGGCGGCGCTCATGCTGGGCGGCGAGGCGATCGACCTATAA